In Chromatiaceae bacterium, a single genomic region encodes these proteins:
- a CDS encoding sigma-54-dependent Fis family transcriptional regulator, whose protein sequence is MPDTLLVIEDEPLLGAELCDEFSGSGWDAVHATDLKQAERFLFEQHLEPLVVLSDMNLPDGNALDLLEKVRAKGLLSEWILLTAYGGVPESVRALKLGAFDFLEKPCDQERLQIVVAGAARSARAQRRLQDEERTRGDRYSPDAFVGRSKAAREVRDMLGRLANVPFSALLITGETGTGKGLVARILHYAGPRASGPLIEVNCAALPRELMEAELFGHETGAFTGAKGRRRGLIEQANGGTLFLDELGELELDLQTKLLKAIEDRRVRRLGGERELDVDVQVVAATNQKLEARVSSGEFRADLYHRLAVFRLAVPPLRDRREDLEDLLPVFIDEFNARSGQRVETVPSTVWQRLGTYGWPGNVRELRNLVERCVLLADGPVFSERWLHLDSAEAAGAEARPGAQTDGDRICLPLDGSISLDEMERSILTESLMRNSDNVSLTARVLGTTREKLRYRVQKYGLKTSD, encoded by the coding sequence ATGCCTGACACTCTGTTGGTTATCGAAGACGAGCCGCTCCTGGGCGCCGAACTGTGCGACGAGTTTTCGGGCAGTGGCTGGGATGCTGTGCACGCAACGGACCTCAAGCAGGCAGAGCGTTTTCTATTCGAGCAGCACCTGGAACCGCTTGTTGTACTGTCGGACATGAACCTGCCCGATGGCAACGCCCTGGATCTACTTGAAAAGGTGCGTGCCAAAGGGTTGTTGAGCGAATGGATACTGCTCACCGCCTATGGTGGTGTCCCCGAGTCGGTGCGCGCACTCAAGCTTGGTGCATTTGATTTCCTGGAAAAGCCCTGTGACCAGGAACGCCTGCAAATTGTCGTGGCAGGTGCTGCACGCAGCGCGCGGGCGCAACGGCGGCTGCAGGATGAAGAGCGTACCCGAGGCGACCGTTACTCGCCGGATGCCTTCGTCGGCCGTAGCAAGGCGGCACGCGAGGTGAGGGATATGCTCGGCCGGCTGGCCAATGTTCCCTTTTCCGCGCTGCTGATCACCGGCGAAACTGGGACCGGAAAGGGCCTTGTAGCGCGGATCTTGCATTACGCTGGACCGCGTGCCAGCGGGCCGTTGATCGAAGTCAACTGTGCGGCGCTGCCGAGGGAGCTGATGGAGGCTGAGCTGTTCGGACACGAGACTGGCGCCTTTACCGGCGCAAAGGGTCGCCGCCGCGGCCTGATCGAACAGGCCAATGGTGGCACCTTGTTCCTGGACGAACTGGGTGAACTGGAACTGGATCTTCAAACCAAGCTACTCAAAGCGATAGAAGACCGGCGAGTGCGCCGGCTGGGCGGCGAGCGCGAACTGGATGTTGACGTTCAGGTTGTCGCCGCCACCAACCAGAAGTTGGAAGCGCGTGTCTCGAGTGGTGAGTTTCGCGCGGATCTCTACCATCGTCTCGCCGTGTTTCGCCTGGCAGTCCCGCCATTACGCGATCGTCGGGAAGACTTGGAGGATCTTCTGCCCGTTTTCATTGATGAGTTCAACGCCCGGTCCGGGCAACGGGTGGAGACGGTGCCGTCGACCGTGTGGCAACGTCTCGGTACCTACGGTTGGCCAGGAAACGTACGTGAACTACGTAATCTCGTCGAACGCTGCGTGCTGCTCGCCGACGGACCGGTGTTTTCTGAGCGTTGGTTGCATCTGGACAGTGCAGAGGCAGCGGGAGCCGAAGCAAGACCGGGCGCTCAGACCGACGGCGATCGTATCTGCCTGCCGTTGGACGGCAGCATCAGCCTCGATGAGATGGAGCGCAGTATTCTGACCGAATCGCTGATGCGCAACAGTGACAATGTGAGCCTGACCGCCCGGGTGCTCGGCACCACCCGGGAGAAACTGCGCTACCGTGTGCAAAAGTACGGATTGAAGACGAGTGACTGA
- a CDS encoding DUF202 domain-containing protein, giving the protein MRWSTSTYQLYAGNAKNLILRDQLAIDRTRLANERTLLAWWRTALMMLVSGITLLKLFEGNIAIELIGGALIPVSLLTASWGTYRFWRTRASIKVAVTD; this is encoded by the coding sequence ATGAGGTGGTCCACATCCACGTATCAACTCTATGCCGGCAATGCCAAGAACCTGATCCTTCGAGACCAGCTGGCCATCGACCGGACGCGCCTGGCCAATGAGCGTACCTTGTTGGCTTGGTGGCGAACAGCCTTGATGATGTTGGTATCGGGCATAACACTGCTGAAGCTGTTCGAAGGCAACATCGCTATAGAACTCATAGGAGGCGCGCTAATCCCCGTGAGCCTCCTGACCGCAAGCTGGGGCACGTACCGCTTCTGGCGTACACGTGCATCCATCAAGGTTGCAGTCACCGACTGA